A stretch of Stenotrophomonas indicatrix DNA encodes these proteins:
- a CDS encoding type 1 glutamine amidotransferase domain-containing protein, with product MNLMTRLAAALALTLAASGAHAANVLVVLSDENHLDLKDGKVLSTGFYLNELMQPVKLLLDAGHEVTFATPQGRAPTVDASSVTPAYFGNDAAQLTLHKDLLEKLALTSPTASPVVSLARVEQQGYAHFDAVYIPGGHAPMQDLLKSPALGRLLADFHQRNKTTALVCHGPIALLSALPDADGFVGKLESGAMPATPKWIYSGYQMTVISNEEEEQAKPLLGGGEMKFYPQTALVRAGARFSSNATPWTGHVVVDRELITGQNPASALEVGQRLVERLR from the coding sequence ATGAACCTGATGACCCGGCTGGCCGCTGCGCTGGCCCTGACCCTGGCCGCCAGCGGCGCGCATGCCGCCAACGTGCTGGTGGTGCTGTCCGACGAAAACCACCTGGACCTGAAGGACGGCAAGGTGCTGTCCACCGGCTTCTATCTCAACGAGCTGATGCAGCCGGTCAAGCTGCTGCTGGATGCGGGCCACGAGGTGACCTTCGCCACGCCGCAGGGGCGGGCGCCGACGGTGGATGCGTCCTCGGTGACGCCGGCGTACTTCGGCAACGACGCCGCGCAGCTGACGCTGCACAAGGATCTGCTGGAGAAGCTGGCGCTGACCTCGCCGACCGCCTCGCCGGTGGTCAGCCTGGCGCGCGTCGAGCAGCAGGGCTACGCGCATTTCGATGCGGTCTACATTCCCGGTGGCCACGCGCCGATGCAGGACCTGCTGAAGAGCCCGGCACTGGGCCGGCTGCTGGCCGACTTCCACCAGCGCAACAAGACCACCGCGCTGGTCTGCCACGGGCCGATCGCACTGCTGTCCGCGCTGCCGGATGCGGATGGTTTCGTGGGGAAGCTGGAATCGGGTGCGATGCCGGCCACGCCGAAGTGGATCTACAGCGGCTACCAGATGACGGTGATCAGCAACGAGGAAGAAGAGCAGGCCAAGCCGCTGCTGGGCGGCGGCGAGATGAAGTTCTACCCGCAGACCGCGTTGGTGCGGGCGGGTGCGCGGTTCAGCAGCAATGCGACGCCGTGGACGGGGCATGTGGTGGTGGACCGCGAGCTGATTACCGGGCAGAACCCGGCTTCGGCGTTGGAGGTGGGGCAGCGGCTGGTGGAGCGGTTGAGGTAA
- a CDS encoding XVIPCD domain-containing protein, whose product MVRGAIIGGAAATVVEAATEGTKIADLYARDNRTGAEAAILDFGARSVGGWTGAALGAKAGTLLGIESGPGAIVTGIIGAGLGAWGASEVVEWVEKYKINNQGDGTGRVWTFDPAHPEKGWTHSEREIIGTVGTLADRPIYGPATLLTADAELTQQLNYQASSLAVGLRMREPDQPINPFSIAGDATDTPSALPRSWERSPETGEWRREVVHQVLEHGIKNTTVEVADAAKAAHLDETAQGIMAFNAARSSAAFAKQYEQVYTTQGWSQYGEIPEEVVFARNHPDHVLASDGRTYQRQHDGEWLHDGWIYDSLAEGNIRDELNGTYPQIRAIQQQEAPTPGSHERRIEALTANERDAYDQATQEANRLGVAAPQAQQLAAAAVAEVRGEHAEERLTPQAVVDAHAEERAAPAPSAPPLVQEHRTPAPAAPTPSVRAEPAQEPTRPEGLRPEPTAAKAPPTQEDSSEQKVRTDADSPAQQTPSAPAPSPSIPAAEQSRAQPEASALPASGVERHAPAQDPVATHAHSLAPANQTEVADAAPVTARLHENDAKPAPIQPKSEIPANRAAVEPAAPPPATDAAPKVSEHERPYTPSPMDVQPTPPSTAMAFQQPEAPPAPLLPAQPEHPDHALYQQVREGVARLDAKHGRTFDEASERMTASLLVLAKDNDLDRVDHVLLSNATADKPTGHTLFVVQGEPSDPAHQRAAMPTELAAQTSVEESMQQFDAVSREAQQRAIANQLEQQLEDQRVQQDIQIRAASMG is encoded by the coding sequence ATGGTGCGAGGCGCCATCATCGGCGGTGCCGCAGCAACTGTTGTTGAAGCAGCCACGGAAGGGACAAAGATTGCCGACCTGTACGCGCGCGACAACCGCACAGGTGCGGAAGCTGCGATATTGGACTTCGGTGCGCGCAGTGTCGGCGGCTGGACCGGGGCAGCGCTGGGCGCCAAGGCGGGCACGCTGCTGGGCATCGAGTCCGGCCCCGGCGCGATTGTCACCGGCATTATCGGTGCCGGACTGGGTGCGTGGGGCGCCAGCGAAGTTGTCGAATGGGTCGAGAAGTACAAGATCAACAACCAGGGCGACGGCACCGGCAGAGTCTGGACGTTTGATCCCGCGCATCCTGAGAAGGGCTGGACGCACAGCGAGCGGGAAATCATAGGCACTGTCGGCACCTTGGCCGATCGCCCCATCTACGGCCCGGCTACGCTGCTGACGGCCGATGCCGAATTGACCCAGCAACTGAACTACCAAGCCTCAAGCTTGGCCGTTGGCCTGCGGATGCGGGAGCCTGATCAACCGATAAATCCTTTCAGCATTGCCGGCGACGCCACCGACACACCCAGCGCACTGCCGCGCTCCTGGGAGCGCAGTCCGGAAACCGGCGAATGGCGACGTGAGGTCGTCCATCAAGTCCTTGAGCACGGCATCAAGAACACGACGGTGGAAGTGGCCGATGCCGCCAAGGCGGCCCATCTCGATGAGACCGCTCAAGGCATCATGGCCTTCAACGCCGCCCGTAGTTCAGCCGCCTTCGCCAAGCAGTACGAGCAGGTATACACCACGCAAGGCTGGTCCCAGTACGGCGAGATTCCGGAGGAGGTGGTCTTCGCCCGGAACCATCCCGATCACGTTCTGGCATCCGATGGGCGCACCTATCAGCGCCAGCACGATGGCGAATGGCTGCATGACGGTTGGATCTACGATTCGCTGGCCGAGGGCAACATCCGCGACGAGTTGAATGGCACCTATCCGCAGATCCGGGCGATCCAGCAGCAGGAGGCTCCCACACCCGGCTCCCATGAGCGACGTATTGAAGCCCTGACCGCAAACGAGCGCGATGCCTACGATCAGGCCACGCAAGAAGCGAACCGGCTGGGCGTCGCGGCTCCCCAGGCGCAGCAACTGGCCGCCGCAGCGGTAGCCGAGGTGCGCGGCGAACACGCCGAGGAGCGCCTGACGCCGCAGGCAGTAGTCGATGCGCACGCCGAGGAGCGAGCTGCGCCGGCGCCCAGCGCACCACCCCTGGTGCAGGAGCACCGCACTCCCGCGCCTGCAGCACCGACCCCGTCGGTTCGTGCCGAGCCGGCACAGGAACCGACGCGCCCGGAAGGGCTACGACCCGAGCCAACTGCAGCTAAAGCGCCCCCAACGCAGGAAGATTCGAGCGAGCAGAAAGTGCGCACGGATGCAGACTCTCCTGCGCAGCAGACGCCGTCTGCGCCCGCGCCATCACCCTCCATTCCCGCGGCTGAGCAATCTCGCGCCCAGCCCGAGGCGAGTGCGCTGCCTGCTTCCGGTGTTGAGCGCCACGCTCCCGCGCAGGATCCAGTTGCGACTCACGCCCACTCCCTGGCCCCAGCGAACCAGACCGAAGTGGCCGACGCCGCGCCAGTGACTGCTCGCCTCCACGAAAACGACGCAAAGCCGGCGCCGATCCAGCCCAAGTCAGAAATTCCAGCTAACCGCGCCGCAGTCGAGCCGGCTGCGCCCCCGCCGGCAACAGACGCCGCGCCCAAGGTCTCGGAGCACGAGCGTCCTTACACGCCATCGCCAATGGACGTGCAGCCCACCCCGCCGTCCACCGCAATGGCCTTTCAACAGCCTGAAGCACCGCCCGCTCCCCTGCTGCCGGCCCAGCCCGAGCATCCCGATCACGCCCTCTACCAACAGGTACGAGAAGGCGTGGCAAGGTTGGACGCCAAGCACGGCCGCACCTTCGACGAAGCCAGCGAGCGCATGACCGCCAGCCTGCTGGTGCTGGCCAAAGACAACGACCTGGACCGTGTCGACCACGTGCTGCTGAGCAACGCCACAGCAGACAAGCCCACCGGTCACACCCTGTTTGTGGTCCAGGGCGAGCCCAGCGACCCCGCACACCAGCGCGCCGCAATGCCCACCGAGCTGGCCGCACAGACCTCGGTTGAAGAATCAATGCAGCAGTTCGACGCAGTCAGCCGCGAGGCGCAGCAGCGCGCCATTGCCAACCAACTTGAGCAGCAGCTGGAAGATCAGCGCGTGCAGCAGGATATCCAGATCCGCGCCGCCAGCATGGGCTGA
- a CDS encoding DUF1963 domain-containing protein, whose product MDALAHSMYHADQRDHHAEAVLEAFFATHRTPALVLQRFYPPAAFPRVRSRLGGLPQLPDGMDWPVGESYDEAAPMHFLAQIDCAELPCVDPDMPSQGMLFFFAMNDEEQIWDTDEPQQRVRVLYAPVVAADQQVRVLPEGMRPILDEGPSDHAHRNPAWLLPEEDGPCVHVQWPLVARRMDTWPDELELPPGEEDRPYYDVYPLRRDEMRLGAVVAATGLFPRADAATEWERPQSPAWTFPMQWLRYQTDFPQVGIIIDRLSRVIGNARRAGKRGDADYADVRAWVEHAAAIGWDEPPDEATREAFREWIVGQISDDFESPTLTDLSMGRAFTKGLLAAVAYAAGSPVAAARIPALMYRHLQDEHLPFDESMRTLPDGRKRCAESRVHQMLGHVPRLHGVVPEVEGEGGEVCLLQLACDPPIDLVFGDCGQATFWLSREDLRNCRFDRVVGVVESH is encoded by the coding sequence ATGGATGCTCTGGCTCATTCAATGTACCACGCCGACCAGCGGGACCACCATGCCGAAGCCGTGCTCGAGGCCTTCTTCGCCACGCACCGCACGCCGGCTCTGGTGCTGCAGCGCTTCTACCCACCGGCGGCATTCCCCAGGGTTCGCAGCCGTCTAGGCGGTCTGCCGCAATTGCCCGATGGGATGGATTGGCCGGTTGGCGAGAGTTACGACGAAGCGGCGCCGATGCACTTCCTGGCGCAGATCGATTGTGCTGAACTGCCGTGCGTGGATCCTGATATGCCCTCGCAGGGCATGCTGTTCTTCTTCGCCATGAACGACGAAGAGCAGATCTGGGACACCGACGAACCGCAGCAACGTGTGCGTGTGCTGTACGCGCCTGTGGTCGCGGCTGATCAGCAGGTGCGTGTGCTGCCGGAGGGCATGCGGCCAATTCTGGATGAAGGCCCCTCGGACCATGCGCACCGCAATCCTGCATGGCTGCTGCCTGAGGAAGATGGGCCGTGCGTGCATGTTCAATGGCCCTTGGTGGCGCGGCGCATGGACACTTGGCCGGACGAACTGGAGCTGCCACCGGGTGAAGAGGATCGGCCGTACTACGATGTCTACCCCTTACGCCGGGACGAAATGCGGCTGGGCGCGGTGGTGGCGGCCACGGGTCTGTTTCCGCGCGCGGATGCAGCGACGGAATGGGAGCGCCCGCAGTCACCGGCGTGGACCTTCCCGATGCAATGGCTGCGCTACCAGACGGATTTCCCCCAGGTCGGCATCATCATTGACCGCCTTTCGCGGGTGATCGGCAATGCGCGGCGTGCAGGCAAGCGCGGGGACGCTGATTATGCCGATGTGCGCGCATGGGTTGAGCATGCGGCCGCAATCGGCTGGGACGAACCCCCGGATGAAGCGACGCGGGAGGCATTCCGTGAATGGATTGTCGGGCAGATCAGCGACGACTTCGAGAGTCCGACCCTAACCGACCTGAGCATGGGGCGGGCGTTCACCAAGGGACTGTTGGCGGCGGTTGCCTACGCGGCAGGCTCACCGGTGGCGGCCGCACGCATTCCTGCACTGATGTACCGCCATTTGCAGGACGAGCATTTGCCGTTTGATGAGAGCATGCGCACGCTGCCTGACGGCCGCAAGCGCTGCGCTGAATCGCGCGTGCACCAGATGTTGGGGCACGTACCACGCTTGCACGGCGTCGTGCCGGAGGTGGAGGGCGAGGGCGGAGAGGTCTGTCTGCTGCAGTTGGCGTGTGATCCGCCGATTGATCTGGTCTTTGGCGACTGTGGTCAGGCCACGTTCTGGTTGAGTCGTGAGGATCTGCGCAACTGCAGGTTTGATCGCGTCGTTGGCGTGGTGGAGTCACACTGA
- a CDS encoding LysR family transcriptional regulator, protein MSRKFDYLGDVEVFLAVVEHGSFTAGAVALSTTPSVLSRAVTRLEARLGRQLLQRTTRRVGLTDAGRLYREQVRTAFGLLDDAERDVLAQDGALAGRVRLSVPTTYGHYRLPPVLARFAQQYPQVQVELNITNRNVDLVAEGFDLAIRLGQLPDSGLVGRKLEDAPLLLVAAPDYLQRRGTPQTLDDLQQHLCLPFVMPRTGRLAPWIFRDDGRDVDWLPRSSIETSDDVLGVVSLAEQGIGICQSYEFIVRERMQRGQLVEVLPQLCGRSRPFSVIYAPHRRQSAAARAMIELLVGNASVVEDGVGRGF, encoded by the coding sequence ATGAGCCGCAAGTTCGACTACCTGGGCGATGTGGAGGTGTTCCTGGCGGTGGTCGAGCACGGCTCGTTCACAGCTGGCGCGGTGGCGCTGTCCACCACGCCCTCGGTGCTGAGCCGCGCGGTCACCCGACTGGAAGCGCGGCTGGGCCGGCAGCTGCTGCAGCGGACCACCCGCCGCGTGGGCCTGACCGATGCCGGGCGGCTCTATCGGGAACAGGTACGCACCGCCTTCGGCCTGCTGGACGACGCCGAGCGCGACGTACTGGCCCAGGACGGTGCGCTGGCCGGCCGCGTGCGCCTGAGCGTGCCCACCACCTATGGCCACTACCGGCTGCCGCCCGTGCTGGCGCGCTTTGCGCAGCAGTACCCGCAGGTGCAGGTGGAACTGAACATCACCAACCGCAACGTGGACCTGGTGGCCGAAGGCTTCGACCTGGCCATCCGCCTGGGCCAGCTACCGGACAGTGGGCTGGTGGGGCGGAAGCTGGAAGACGCGCCACTGCTACTGGTGGCCGCGCCGGACTACCTGCAGCGCCGCGGCACGCCGCAGACGCTGGACGACCTGCAGCAGCACCTGTGCCTGCCCTTCGTGATGCCACGCACCGGGCGGCTGGCGCCGTGGATCTTCCGCGACGACGGGCGCGACGTGGACTGGCTGCCGCGCTCGTCCATCGAGACCTCCGACGATGTACTGGGCGTGGTGTCGCTGGCCGAACAGGGTATTGGGATTTGCCAGAGTTATGAATTCATCGTGCGCGAGCGGATGCAGCGTGGGCAGCTGGTGGAAGTGCTGCCGCAGCTGTGTGGGCGGTCGCGGCCGTTCTCGGTGATCTATGCGCCGCATCGGCGGCAGTCGGCGGCTGCAAGAGCGATGATTGAGTTGCTGGTGGGGAATGCGTCGGTCGTCGAAGACGGCGTTGGTCGAGGTTTCTGA
- a CDS encoding DUF2326 domain-containing protein, with protein sequence MSLILGDGEHVAGRQDGDSNGVGKTLALRLIHHCLGADKPPPALASVAAEWWFYLDVRIGGRDFRIARKGDGSKIALNEKEIRIKPFREWLNQYGGFESDVHSFRSLFPRFARRSQEDSASPVALEKELPHEALQRTLYLLNVDEVLSRRKVELKERLDALKDEVKLLKKSSIFRDVFKAGQRPESRLKELGAESDILRANLQSFEVSEDYRNIEDQANQLTSELRAISEEIHLLKFELDGVKDAQQRRVDITRNDLLSLYEGLGQIFRPEALRHFQQVEDFQKALVSNREHRLMKDEIRIREEINNLEASESSKSTARAMLLQHIAGKRALDEYVSLTMKLAGLEEERKRLQSFVDLEKDKAKELQIVKSAMVYQDELALRYAQSDPLDDLDGKYRSIVQRLYPDSSAGITLKNNSGENKVRFNLDVSVQGQDSDGIANARIICFDWLLFKHGREHNMDVLWHDNRLFADMDPKPRASWFSFISETFMKEDRQYIATLNYENFHSMAPFLHDSIRSMLENSVIVTLKGDRDANRLMGVKFG encoded by the coding sequence GTGTCTCTCATCCTTGGTGACGGAGAGCATGTCGCCGGTCGACAGGATGGCGATAGCAATGGGGTTGGGAAGACTTTGGCTCTGCGCTTGATTCATCATTGTCTGGGCGCAGACAAGCCGCCACCGGCTTTGGCTTCAGTGGCTGCGGAATGGTGGTTTTACTTGGATGTCCGAATCGGAGGTCGCGATTTTCGGATTGCCCGGAAAGGTGACGGTTCAAAGATCGCTTTGAACGAGAAGGAGATAAGGATTAAGCCATTTCGTGAGTGGCTCAATCAATACGGTGGTTTCGAGTCGGATGTGCACTCTTTCCGTTCATTGTTTCCTAGGTTTGCGCGAAGGAGTCAGGAGGACTCGGCGAGTCCCGTGGCACTTGAAAAGGAACTTCCGCACGAGGCTTTGCAGAGAACACTATATCTCCTTAACGTCGATGAGGTCTTATCAAGGCGAAAAGTTGAGCTAAAGGAGCGACTGGATGCTCTGAAGGACGAAGTAAAGCTTTTAAAGAAATCTAGTATATTTAGGGATGTCTTCAAGGCTGGTCAGCGACCAGAGAGTAGATTGAAGGAGCTTGGCGCTGAATCCGATATCCTTCGTGCAAATCTCCAGTCATTTGAAGTTTCTGAAGACTATAGGAATATCGAAGATCAGGCCAATCAGCTGACCAGCGAGCTCAGAGCGATCTCGGAGGAGATCCATCTTCTGAAGTTCGAGCTAGATGGTGTTAAGGATGCTCAACAGCGTCGGGTTGATATCACTCGCAACGATCTTCTTTCGCTGTATGAAGGTCTCGGTCAGATCTTTCGACCCGAAGCGTTGAGGCATTTTCAGCAGGTTGAAGATTTTCAGAAGGCTCTGGTATCGAATCGCGAGCATCGTTTGATGAAGGACGAAATTCGGATACGAGAAGAAATTAATAATCTTGAGGCCTCTGAGTCGTCGAAGTCCACTGCTCGCGCCATGCTCCTACAGCATATAGCTGGGAAAAGAGCTCTGGATGAGTATGTTTCTCTGACTATGAAGCTTGCTGGGCTGGAGGAGGAGAGGAAGCGTCTTCAGTCCTTTGTTGATCTTGAGAAAGATAAGGCGAAAGAGTTGCAGATCGTGAAATCTGCAATGGTGTATCAGGACGAGTTGGCATTGCGATATGCCCAGTCTGATCCGCTGGATGACCTTGATGGAAAGTATAGGTCAATCGTTCAGCGGCTCTATCCGGATAGCTCGGCCGGGATCACCCTGAAGAATAACTCAGGGGAGAATAAAGTAAGGTTCAATTTGGATGTTTCAGTCCAAGGTCAAGACTCTGATGGTATTGCGAACGCCCGAATTATCTGCTTTGATTGGCTTCTCTTTAAGCATGGTCGGGAGCATAATATGGATGTTCTCTGGCATGATAATCGACTATTTGCTGACATGGATCCCAAGCCTAGAGCGAGTTGGTTTTCTTTCATTAGTGAAACCTTCATGAAGGAGGATAGGCAGTACATCGCAACGCTCAATTATGAGAACTTTCATAGCATGGCGCCATTTCTCCATGATTCGATTCGAAGCATGCTTGAGAATAGTGTAATTGTTACGCTTAAGGGGGATAGAGATGCGAACAGGCTAATGGGTGTGAAGTTTGGATAG
- a CDS encoding 5' nucleotidase, NT5C type, translated as MNADDVKSIPMMDPLAKQHPDGSSAPRRTIYVDLDGVMADFDAAFPALFGLDHRLLADDEMWGHINNHPSFFRDLPPMHGAVEFFHSIHHLNPVILTACPKSNYPLAAMQKRQWVREHLSVTCLVLPVLGGRHKPLFMHQPGDVLIDDFKENCDAWTAAGGVAIRHAGDWALTRHALSEIEDLSGTARVAG; from the coding sequence ATGAACGCAGATGATGTGAAGTCGATACCGATGATGGACCCGCTCGCGAAGCAGCACCCAGATGGATCGAGTGCACCCAGACGCACAATCTATGTGGATCTTGATGGTGTGATGGCTGACTTCGACGCGGCATTTCCTGCCCTTTTTGGCCTGGACCATCGTTTGCTCGCCGACGATGAAATGTGGGGGCACATCAACAACCACCCGTCATTCTTCCGCGACCTTCCGCCGATGCACGGTGCAGTGGAGTTCTTCCACAGCATCCACCACTTGAATCCGGTGATTCTCACTGCCTGTCCGAAATCGAACTATCCGCTCGCTGCGATGCAGAAGCGACAGTGGGTTCGCGAACACTTGTCAGTAACCTGCCTGGTGTTGCCTGTGCTCGGAGGCAGGCATAAGCCTCTCTTCATGCACCAGCCGGGCGATGTTCTGATCGATGATTTCAAAGAGAACTGTGATGCTTGGACAGCGGCGGGAGGCGTGGCGATCAGGCACGCCGGCGATTGGGCACTGACGCGTCACGCGCTTTCCGAAATAGAAGATCTGTCAGGAACAGCGCGCGTGGCGGGCTGA